The proteins below are encoded in one region of Cololabis saira isolate AMF1-May2022 chromosome 13, fColSai1.1, whole genome shotgun sequence:
- the LOC133457793 gene encoding C2 calcium-dependent domain-containing protein 4C — MWVLDKIRGSVETGVLRQGDGGDKRDVAPAYSNVLTPDKIPDFFIPPKLVSCPPEPETPPIKPKEEPQASAPEQTLSGRKISSPRSPRLMTKLAGDTKNLLRAANRHIIQIESADDVVAGDTNADPQSQTAMSLPYVPKTQTSYGFATLKESPHTRRKESLFHCEVTSPITSPNAQRKAPVKSSDSGNHLNPGDFNSSHMNPYRYFSGGESDTCSSAESSPFSSPLLSRSASLLKIFTHETQAKVVKAKRTFARHSSLSTDECSSAEPSPNIQRRLHVPSLHGGAGGGSDPGLQHTITLHKGGALRVSANHDPGTARLLIRVLAAESLYDKHCDMKSINCCVSVYLNPGKLQKQRSNIIKNSRNPVFNEDFFFDALSSVQVKNLSVKFKVVNKGTSLKRDTLLGEREVALTKLLSGL, encoded by the coding sequence ATGTGGGTTCTGGACAAGATCCGCGGCTCGGTGGAGACCGGGGTGCTGCGTCAGGGGGACGGtggagacaagagagatgtggCCCCGGCCTACAGCAACGTCCTCACTCCTGACAAGATCCCAGACTTCTTCATCCCCCCCAAACTGGTCAGCTGCCCCCCAGAGCCCGAGACCCCCCCGATCAAGCCCAAGGAGGAGCCGCAGGCGTCTGCCCCGGAGCAAACCCTCAGCGGGAGGAAGATCAGCAGCCCTCGGAGCCCTCGGCTCATGACCAAGCTGGCTGGAGACACAAAGAACCTGCTGAGAGCTGCAAACCGCCACATCATCCAGATAGAGAGCGCGGATGATGTGGTGGCCGGagacaccaacgcagacccgcAGTCCCAGACAGCCATGTCCTTGCCTTACGTCCCCAAAACGCAGACATCCTACGGCTTCGCCACCCTGAAGGAAAGCCCCCACACCCGCCGCAAAGAGTCCCTGTTCCACTGCGAGGTCACCAGCCCCATCACCTCCCCAAACGCGCAGAGGAAGGCTCCGGTGAAGAGCAGCGACTCGGGGAACCACCTGAACCCCGGGGACTTCAACAGCTCCCACATGAACCCGTACCGGTACTTCAGCGGGGGGGAGAGCGACACCTGCTCCTCCGCGGAGTCCTCCCCCTTCAGCTCCCCGCTGCTCTCCCGCTCCGCGTCCCTGCTCAAGATCTTTACGCACGAAACGCAGGCCAAAGTGGTGAAGGCCAAGCGCACGTTTGCGCGCCACAGCTCCCTGTCCACGGACGAGTGCAGCTCGGCCGAGCCCAGCCCCAACATCCAGCGGCGGCTGCACGTCCCGTCCCTGCACGGCGGGGCCGGGGGCGGCTCGGACCCGGGCCTGCAGCACACCATCACCCTGCACAAGGGCGGCGCGCTGCGCGTCAGCGCCAACCACGACCCCGGCACCGCCCGCCTGCTCATCCGCGTGCTGGCGGCCGAGAGCCTGTACGACAAACACTGCGACATGAAGAGCATCAACTGCTGCGTGTCCGTGTACCTGAACCCCGGCAAGCTGCAGAAGCAGCGGAGCAACATCATCAAGAACAGCCGCAACCCGGTCTTCAACGAGGACTTCTTCTTTGACGCGTTAAGCTCGGTGCAGGTGAAGAACCTGTCCGTCAAGTTCAAGGTGGTGAACAAAGGCACCAGCCTGAAGAGGGACACGCTGctgggggagagggaggtcgcTCTGACCAAGCTGCTCTCGGGACTGTGA